Proteins encoded together in one Amblyomma americanum isolate KBUSLIRL-KWMA chromosome 1, ASM5285725v1, whole genome shotgun sequence window:
- the LOC144114358 gene encoding uncharacterized protein LOC144114358 isoform X2: MASTPEQVVCTPTFVFPAAFPGFDPRQHLANFHATAPAAATASSVPQPVVQSTEEASHQGLKAVKTQPRSSLTTLKIPQVPASDFGRSLGSAPVAFPGIEPHKAAAAPAQKVEAPVASESPKGDKLWPCPSCKVPFKAASELQQHLGQHTRSERAVGAVPCEVCGKLFASAERVRAHVRAAHGEKACACDICGSGFSYRCKLLDHMRTHTGDKPFRCEVCGKSFSQKNHLTRHAMIHTGERPFPCDFCGRGFYRKDKLARHRRVHTGERPHVCLVCGKSYGRREKLARHLRAHAGERPFGCSQCGRRFLEPRDLSRHKCAAPPCSSGQQQQQQQQQQQQQQPAESLLLLAGGGPLAGLYQRLQQQGPSTTTANAPPAGQPQPDNPFRPRQLQA; the protein is encoded by the exons ATGGCCTCGACGCCTGAGCAAGTTGTCTGCACACCGACTTTTGTATTCCCAGCCGCTTTCCCAG GATTTGACCCACGGCAACACCTGGCCAACTTCCACGCTactgctcctgcagcagcaacagctagCAGCGTGCCCCAGCCAGTGGTGCAGAGCACTGAGGAGGCTTCTCATCAGGGCCTCAAGGCTGTCAAAACACAGCCGCGCAGCTCCCTGACAACGCTCAAGATTCCGCAGGTGCCAGCAAGCGACTTTGGCCGTAGCCTGGGCTCAGCCCCTGTTGCCTTTCCAGGCATTGagccgcacaaggcagcagcagcgcccGCCCAGAAAGTGGAAGCTCCTGTGGCGTCTGAGAGTCCCAAAGGGGACAAGCTGTGGCCCTGCCCATCGTGCAAGGTGCCTTTTAAGGCAGCCTCAGAGCTGCAGCAGCACTTGGGCCAGCATACACGCTCAGAGCGAGCTGTTGGGGCGGTGCCCTGCGAGGTGTGCGGAAAGTTATTCGCCTCGGCTGAAAGGGTTAGAGCTCACGTGCGGGCAGCGCACGGTGAGAAGGCCTGCGCTTGTGACATCTGCGGCAGCGGCTTCAGCTACCGGTGCAAGTTGCTGGACCACATGCGGACGCATACGGGTGACAAGCCGTTCCGGTGCGAGGTATGCGGGAAGAGCTTCTCGCAGAAGAACCACCTGACGCGCCATGCCATGATCCACACGGGCGAGCGGCCGTTCCCATGCGACTTCTGTGGGCGGGGCTTCTACCGCAAGGACAAGCTGGCCCGGCACCGGCGTGTGCACACAGGTGAGCGCCCCCACGTTTGCCTAGTGTGCGGCAAGAGCTACGGCCGCCGGGAGAAGCTGGCGCGCCATCTGCGGGCCCATGCGGGTGAGCGGCCCTTCGGCTGCTCCCAGTGCGGCCGCCGGTTCCTCGAGCCCCGGGACTTGAGCCGGCACAAATGCGCCGCCCCCCCTTGTTCCagtgggcagcagcagcagcagcagcagcagcagcagcagcagcagcagccagccgaGAGCCTCCTGCTCCTCGCCGGGGGTGGCCCCCTCGCGGGGCTCTACCAGCGGCTCCAGCAGCAAGGTCCCAGCACCACCACCGCCAATGCCCCCCCCGCTGGGCAGCCCCAACCAGACAACCCCTTTCGGCCCCGGCAGCTTCAAGCCTGA
- the LOC144114358 gene encoding uncharacterized protein LOC144114358 isoform X3: MASTPEQVVCTPTFVFPAAFPETYGKLLIAEASSCYGFDPRQHLANFHATAPAAATASSVPQPVVQSTEEASHQGLKAVKTQPRSSLTTLKIPQVPASDFGRSLGSAPVAFPGIEPHKAAAAPAQKVEAPVASESPKGDKLWPCPSCKVPFKAASELQQHLGQHTRSERAVGAVPCEVCGKLFASAERVRAHVRAAHGEKACACDICGSGFSYRCKLLDHMRTHTGDKPFRCEVCGKSFSQKNHLTRHAMIHTGERPFPCDFCGRGFYRKDKLARHRRVHTVGSSSSSSSSSSSSSSQPRASCSSPGVAPSRGSTSGSSSKVPAPPPPMPPPLGSPNQTTPFGPGSFKPDWQPPASLASPRH; the protein is encoded by the exons ATGGCCTCGACGCCTGAGCAAGTTGTCTGCACACCGACTTTTGTATTCCCAGCCGCTTTCCCAG AAACATACGGCAAATTGCTGATTGCCGAAGCGAGCAGCTGTTACG GATTTGACCCACGGCAACACCTGGCCAACTTCCACGCTactgctcctgcagcagcaacagctagCAGCGTGCCCCAGCCAGTGGTGCAGAGCACTGAGGAGGCTTCTCATCAGGGCCTCAAGGCTGTCAAAACACAGCCGCGCAGCTCCCTGACAACGCTCAAGATTCCGCAGGTGCCAGCAAGCGACTTTGGCCGTAGCCTGGGCTCAGCCCCTGTTGCCTTTCCAGGCATTGagccgcacaaggcagcagcagcgcccGCCCAGAAAGTGGAAGCTCCTGTGGCGTCTGAGAGTCCCAAAGGGGACAAGCTGTGGCCCTGCCCATCGTGCAAGGTGCCTTTTAAGGCAGCCTCAGAGCTGCAGCAGCACTTGGGCCAGCATACACGCTCAGAGCGAGCTGTTGGGGCGGTGCCCTGCGAGGTGTGCGGAAAGTTATTCGCCTCGGCTGAAAGGGTTAGAGCTCACGTGCGGGCAGCGCACGGTGAGAAGGCCTGCGCTTGTGACATCTGCGGCAGCGGCTTCAGCTACCGGTGCAAGTTGCTGGACCACATGCGGACGCATACGGGTGACAAGCCGTTCCGGTGCGAGGTATGCGGGAAGAGCTTCTCGCAGAAGAACCACCTGACGCGCCATGCCATGATCCACACGGGCGAGCGGCCGTTCCCATGCGACTTCTGTGGGCGGGGCTTCTACCGCAAGGACAAGCTGGCCCGGCACCGGCGTGTGCACACAG tgggcagcagcagcagcagcagcagcagcagcagcagcagcagcagccagccgaGAGCCTCCTGCTCCTCGCCGGGGGTGGCCCCCTCGCGGGGCTCTACCAGCGGCTCCAGCAGCAAGGTCCCAGCACCACCACCGCCAATGCCCCCCCCGCTGGGCAGCCCCAACCAGACAACCCCTTTCGGCCCCGGCAGCTTCAAGCCTGACTGGCAGCCTCCTGCCAGTCTGGCCAGCCCCCGCCACTGA
- the LOC144114358 gene encoding uncharacterized protein LOC144114358 isoform X1, with translation MASTPEQVVCTPTFVFPAAFPETYGKLLIAEASSCYGFDPRQHLANFHATAPAAATASSVPQPVVQSTEEASHQGLKAVKTQPRSSLTTLKIPQVPASDFGRSLGSAPVAFPGIEPHKAAAAPAQKVEAPVASESPKGDKLWPCPSCKVPFKAASELQQHLGQHTRSERAVGAVPCEVCGKLFASAERVRAHVRAAHGEKACACDICGSGFSYRCKLLDHMRTHTGDKPFRCEVCGKSFSQKNHLTRHAMIHTGERPFPCDFCGRGFYRKDKLARHRRVHTGERPHVCLVCGKSYGRREKLARHLRAHAGERPFGCSQCGRRFLEPRDLSRHKCAAPPCSSGQQQQQQQQQQQQQQPAESLLLLAGGGPLAGLYQRLQQQGPSTTTANAPPAGQPQPDNPFRPRQLQA, from the exons ATGGCCTCGACGCCTGAGCAAGTTGTCTGCACACCGACTTTTGTATTCCCAGCCGCTTTCCCAG AAACATACGGCAAATTGCTGATTGCCGAAGCGAGCAGCTGTTACG GATTTGACCCACGGCAACACCTGGCCAACTTCCACGCTactgctcctgcagcagcaacagctagCAGCGTGCCCCAGCCAGTGGTGCAGAGCACTGAGGAGGCTTCTCATCAGGGCCTCAAGGCTGTCAAAACACAGCCGCGCAGCTCCCTGACAACGCTCAAGATTCCGCAGGTGCCAGCAAGCGACTTTGGCCGTAGCCTGGGCTCAGCCCCTGTTGCCTTTCCAGGCATTGagccgcacaaggcagcagcagcgcccGCCCAGAAAGTGGAAGCTCCTGTGGCGTCTGAGAGTCCCAAAGGGGACAAGCTGTGGCCCTGCCCATCGTGCAAGGTGCCTTTTAAGGCAGCCTCAGAGCTGCAGCAGCACTTGGGCCAGCATACACGCTCAGAGCGAGCTGTTGGGGCGGTGCCCTGCGAGGTGTGCGGAAAGTTATTCGCCTCGGCTGAAAGGGTTAGAGCTCACGTGCGGGCAGCGCACGGTGAGAAGGCCTGCGCTTGTGACATCTGCGGCAGCGGCTTCAGCTACCGGTGCAAGTTGCTGGACCACATGCGGACGCATACGGGTGACAAGCCGTTCCGGTGCGAGGTATGCGGGAAGAGCTTCTCGCAGAAGAACCACCTGACGCGCCATGCCATGATCCACACGGGCGAGCGGCCGTTCCCATGCGACTTCTGTGGGCGGGGCTTCTACCGCAAGGACAAGCTGGCCCGGCACCGGCGTGTGCACACAGGTGAGCGCCCCCACGTTTGCCTAGTGTGCGGCAAGAGCTACGGCCGCCGGGAGAAGCTGGCGCGCCATCTGCGGGCCCATGCGGGTGAGCGGCCCTTCGGCTGCTCCCAGTGCGGCCGCCGGTTCCTCGAGCCCCGGGACTTGAGCCGGCACAAATGCGCCGCCCCCCCTTGTTCCagtgggcagcagcagcagcagcagcagcagcagcagcagcagcagcagccagccgaGAGCCTCCTGCTCCTCGCCGGGGGTGGCCCCCTCGCGGGGCTCTACCAGCGGCTCCAGCAGCAAGGTCCCAGCACCACCACCGCCAATGCCCCCCCCGCTGGGCAGCCCCAACCAGACAACCCCTTTCGGCCCCGGCAGCTTCAAGCCTGA